In Streptomyces ambofaciens ATCC 23877, a single genomic region encodes these proteins:
- a CDS encoding SseB family protein yields the protein MYGYDQTAGPQQQQYAPPQQPMSGGYGQQPPLYPEPSPPSLADAVRAFTTGQMSAEDFQQIFATSKVYCPRGDNPGFLALHNTQQPVIPMFTGLKELRRYAGKESKYFVITGAEVIDLLPTGYGFVLDMEGEHRMVFDAKAVEQMVDFAMRRMYG from the coding sequence ATGTACGGCTACGACCAGACCGCGGGTCCTCAGCAGCAGCAGTACGCCCCGCCGCAGCAGCCGATGTCCGGCGGGTACGGACAGCAGCCGCCGCTGTACCCCGAGCCGTCCCCGCCCTCGCTCGCGGACGCGGTGCGCGCCTTCACCACGGGCCAGATGTCCGCCGAGGACTTCCAGCAGATCTTCGCCACCTCGAAGGTCTACTGCCCGCGCGGCGACAACCCGGGCTTCCTCGCGCTGCACAACACCCAGCAGCCCGTGATCCCGATGTTCACCGGCCTCAAGGAGCTGCGCCGGTACGCGGGCAAGGAGTCCAAGTACTTCGTGATCACCGGCGCGGAGGTGATCGACCTGCTGCCCACCGGCTACGGCTTCGTGCTGGACATGGAGGGCGAGCACCGGATGGTGTTCGACGCCAAGGCAGTCGAACAGATGGTCGATTTCGCGATGCGCCGGATGTACGGCTAG
- a CDS encoding pirin family protein, whose protein sequence is MPAVTVENPLTLPRVSASADAVARPVLTVTTAPSGFEGEGFPVRRAFAGINYRHLDPFIMMDQMGEVEYAPGEPKGTPWHPHRGFETVTYIIDGIFDHQDSNGGGGTITNGDTQWMTAGSGLLHIEAPPEQLVMSGGLFHGLQLWVNLPAKDKMMAPRYQDIRSGSVQLLTSPDGGALLRVIAGELDGHDGPGITHTPITMVHATLAPGAEVTLPWREDFNGLAYVMAGRGSVGAERRPIHLGQTAVFGAGGSLTVRADDKQDAHTPDLEVVLLGGQPIREPMAHYGPFVMNTKDELMQAFEDFQKGRLGTVPAVHGMSAAGPEA, encoded by the coding sequence ATGCCTGCCGTGACCGTCGAGAACCCGTTGACGCTGCCCCGCGTATCCGCGTCCGCCGACGCCGTCGCACGTCCCGTGCTCACCGTGACGACCGCGCCCAGCGGTTTCGAGGGTGAGGGCTTCCCGGTGCGCCGCGCGTTCGCCGGGATCAACTACCGCCATCTCGACCCGTTCATCATGATGGACCAGATGGGTGAGGTGGAGTACGCGCCCGGGGAGCCCAAGGGCACGCCCTGGCACCCGCACCGCGGCTTCGAGACCGTCACCTACATCATCGACGGGATCTTCGACCACCAGGACTCCAACGGCGGTGGCGGCACCATCACCAACGGCGACACGCAGTGGATGACGGCGGGCTCCGGCCTGCTGCACATCGAGGCGCCGCCGGAGCAGCTGGTCATGTCCGGCGGGCTCTTCCACGGCCTCCAGCTGTGGGTGAACCTCCCGGCCAAGGACAAGATGATGGCCCCCCGGTACCAGGACATCCGCAGCGGATCGGTCCAGCTGCTCACCTCCCCCGACGGCGGCGCGCTGCTGCGGGTCATCGCCGGCGAGCTGGACGGCCACGACGGCCCCGGGATCACGCACACGCCGATCACGATGGTCCACGCGACCCTCGCGCCCGGCGCCGAGGTGACCCTGCCGTGGCGGGAGGACTTCAACGGCCTGGCGTACGTGATGGCCGGCCGCGGATCGGTCGGCGCCGAGCGGCGGCCGATCCACCTGGGCCAGACCGCGGTCTTCGGCGCCGGGGGCTCGCTGACCGTCCGCGCGGACGACAAGCAGGACGCGCACACCCCCGACCTGGAGGTCGTGCTCCTCGGCGGACAGCCGATCCGGGAGCCGATGGCGCACTACGGTCCGTTCGTCATGAACACCAAGGACGAGCTGATGCAGGCCTTCGAGGACTTCCAGAAGGGACGGCTCGGCACGGTCCCGGCCGTGCACGGCATGTCGGCGGCGGGGCCCGAGGCCTGA
- a CDS encoding AI-2E family transporter produces the protein MQLLPGPVRRFAAWCAVILLASGVVYVAIRLCVELRTAVTPALLALLGTALLRPLHRRLVKAHVQRSLAAGLTCVAVVAVVGGAVYIVVSALIETGDQIVASVRSAARDIADHFGAAGTSLDDMASNARELLGKFGGTAASGVVTGISVVGEMIAMAVLALLLVFFFLRDSDRAVGTVRALSPRHSADMVEAMARRAFGAVEGFMRGTTLIALIDAVCITVGLLVLRVPGAVGLGALVFVGAYIPYLGAFISGTVAILVALADRGFVIALWALGVVLAVQVLEGHVLQPMVQSRTVQMHPAVVLLALTAGASVAGILGMLLAVPLTAAAFGVVHELQGRYAASGPPSAPGPRPASGSVDS, from the coding sequence GTGCAGCTGCTTCCCGGTCCGGTGCGTCGGTTCGCCGCCTGGTGCGCCGTCATCCTGCTCGCCAGCGGGGTCGTCTACGTCGCGATCCGGCTCTGCGTCGAACTGCGCACCGCCGTGACGCCGGCGCTGCTCGCACTGCTCGGCACGGCCCTGCTCCGCCCGTTGCACCGGCGGCTGGTGAAAGCGCACGTCCAGCGGTCGCTGGCCGCCGGGCTCACCTGCGTCGCCGTCGTCGCCGTGGTCGGCGGGGCCGTGTACATCGTCGTCTCCGCGCTCATCGAGACCGGTGACCAGATCGTCGCCTCGGTGCGCAGCGCGGCGCGGGACATCGCCGACCACTTCGGGGCGGCCGGGACCTCGCTGGACGACATGGCGTCCAACGCGCGCGAGCTGCTCGGGAAGTTCGGCGGTACGGCCGCCTCCGGCGTGGTCACCGGGATCAGCGTCGTCGGCGAGATGATCGCCATGGCCGTGCTCGCGCTGCTGCTCGTCTTCTTCTTCCTGCGCGACTCCGACCGGGCCGTCGGCACGGTGCGGGCCCTCTCGCCGCGGCACAGCGCCGACATGGTGGAGGCGATGGCCCGGCGGGCCTTCGGGGCCGTCGAGGGCTTCATGCGGGGCACCACCCTCATCGCCCTCATCGACGCGGTCTGCATCACCGTCGGGCTGCTCGTCCTGCGCGTCCCCGGTGCGGTCGGACTCGGGGCGCTGGTCTTCGTCGGCGCCTACATCCCCTACCTCGGCGCCTTCATCTCCGGGACCGTGGCGATCCTGGTCGCGCTGGCCGACCGCGGGTTCGTCATCGCGCTGTGGGCGCTCGGCGTGGTGCTGGCCGTGCAGGTGCTGGAGGGACACGTGCTCCAGCCGATGGTCCAGAGCCGGACCGTGCAGATGCACCCGGCCGTCGTGCTGCTGGCGCTCACCGCGGGGGCGTCGGTGGCGGGCATCCTGGGGATGCTGCTCGCCGTTCCGCTCACCGCGGCCGCCTTCGGCGTCGTGCACGAGCTCCAGGGCCGTTACGCGGCCTCGGGACCGCCCTCCGCGCCCGGGCCGAGGCCGGCCTCGGGGTCCGTGGACTCGTAG
- a CDS encoding SpoIIE family protein phosphatase: protein MRTGDPLPEVGDLLAALATGLWQWDTATGEVTVDAEAARLLGLPTRCAVLTEARVRSRLHPVDWNEITGVIQLAATEGTLAEVRIRIMDEQGHVVRIVRSRSRPSVDPVRKAYKLIGTLQEVAEPAPGTPAGRRAVTGDWRRSREAFLLDAGRALAEARSTEEVLRVAAGLSMPGFSPDGLAVFGVSGDRLTVIGHHGQPENDMNPFVNMPMETDYPAAEVVRTGRAVYLSSPEQYRSRYPLTWPLAERFGRRSWAFLPLTVAGRTMGAWMAAFAYPVAFTPDERSVLTTVARMLAQALSRAGAAETQRELTDGLQRSMLPVLVPEVPGMAIAARYVPTGGGLQVGGDWYDMIPLPGGRFALVIGDVQGHDVRAAGLMGQLRIALRAYAAEGHRPDAVLSRASHFFHGLTQADDDPADMRFATCYYAEVDPATGTLESARAGHLDPVVRMADGTALIRATAGGLPLGIDPDSDYPTTRLALEPGDTLMLCTDGLVETGGHDLHSGWDRLRVILEQHDGALEELADALVQAVHGPSSHHTTGPLADRREDDIALLLLCRQGEGCGCGDSPVLRTPLRRTMLTVAQAEPERIATARQHLRDLLHDWPSEEQRDAAVLLLSEMLTNVLVHTDADALLVAEVTGEPGERRIRVEVTDSGDDLPHKRRPGEMASSGRGLMLIELLADAWGVAPRGDGKSIWYEVYESTDPEAGLGPGAEGGPEAA from the coding sequence CGGGTGCGGTCCCGGCTGCATCCCGTGGACTGGAACGAGATCACCGGTGTGATCCAGCTGGCCGCCACCGAGGGCACCCTCGCCGAGGTACGGATCCGGATCATGGACGAGCAGGGCCATGTCGTCCGCATCGTGCGCAGCCGCTCCAGGCCCTCGGTCGACCCCGTGCGCAAGGCCTACAAGCTGATCGGCACCCTCCAGGAGGTCGCCGAGCCGGCGCCGGGGACCCCCGCCGGACGCCGCGCGGTCACCGGCGACTGGCGCCGCTCCCGGGAGGCCTTCCTGCTGGACGCGGGCCGGGCACTGGCCGAGGCGCGGTCCACCGAAGAGGTGCTGCGGGTCGCGGCGGGCCTGTCGATGCCGGGGTTCTCGCCGGACGGGCTGGCGGTCTTCGGCGTCTCGGGCGACCGCCTGACGGTCATCGGCCACCACGGGCAGCCCGAGAACGACATGAACCCGTTCGTGAACATGCCCATGGAGACGGACTACCCGGCCGCCGAGGTGGTCCGCACCGGACGCGCCGTCTATCTCTCCTCCCCCGAGCAGTACCGCTCCCGCTACCCCCTCACCTGGCCGCTCGCCGAGCGCTTCGGCCGCCGTTCCTGGGCCTTCCTGCCGCTGACCGTCGCGGGACGCACCATGGGGGCGTGGATGGCCGCCTTCGCCTACCCGGTCGCGTTCACGCCGGACGAGCGGTCGGTGCTGACCACGGTGGCGCGGATGCTGGCGCAGGCCCTGTCCCGGGCGGGCGCCGCCGAGACCCAGCGGGAGCTGACGGACGGGCTGCAGCGCTCCATGCTGCCCGTGCTCGTCCCGGAGGTCCCGGGCATGGCCATCGCCGCCCGCTACGTCCCCACCGGCGGCGGCCTCCAGGTGGGCGGCGACTGGTACGACATGATCCCGCTGCCCGGCGGCCGCTTCGCCCTGGTCATCGGCGACGTCCAGGGTCACGACGTGCGCGCGGCCGGACTGATGGGCCAGCTGCGCATCGCCCTGCGCGCCTACGCCGCCGAGGGGCACCGTCCCGACGCGGTGCTCTCCCGCGCCTCCCACTTCTTCCACGGCCTCACCCAGGCCGACGACGACCCCGCCGACATGCGCTTCGCCACCTGCTACTACGCCGAGGTGGACCCGGCCACCGGCACCCTGGAGAGCGCCCGCGCCGGGCATCTGGACCCGGTGGTGCGCATGGCGGACGGGACGGCACTGATCCGGGCCACGGCGGGCGGGCTGCCGCTCGGTATCGACCCGGACTCCGACTACCCGACCACCCGGCTCGCCCTGGAGCCCGGGGACACCCTGATGCTGTGCACGGACGGCCTGGTCGAGACCGGCGGCCACGACCTGCACTCCGGCTGGGACCGGCTCCGCGTCATCCTGGAGCAGCACGACGGGGCCCTGGAGGAACTGGCCGACGCGCTGGTCCAGGCCGTGCACGGTCCCTCCTCGCACCACACCACGGGCCCGCTCGCCGACCGGCGCGAGGACGACATCGCCCTGCTGCTGCTGTGCCGGCAGGGCGAGGGCTGCGGCTGCGGGGACAGCCCCGTGCTCCGCACGCCCCTGCGCCGCACCATGCTCACGGTCGCCCAGGCCGAGCCGGAGCGGATCGCCACCGCCCGGCAGCACCTGCGGGACCTGCTGCACGACTGGCCCAGCGAGGAGCAGCGGGACGCGGCGGTGCTCCTGCTCTCCGAGATGCTGACGAACGTCCTGGTCCACACGGACGCCGACGCCCTGCTGGTCGCCGAGGTCACCGGGGAGCCGGGGGAACGGCGCATCCGGGTCGAGGTCACCGACAGCGGCGACGACCTGCCGCACAAACGCCGGCCGGGGGAGATGGCCTCCTCGGGGCGCGGCCTGATGCTGATCGAGCTGCTCGCCGACGCGTGGGGCGTCGCACCGCGCGGCGACGGCAAGAGCATCTGGTACGAGGTCTACGAGTCCACGGACCCCGAGGCCGGCCTCGGCCCGGGCGCGGAGGGCGGTCCCGAGGCCGCGTAA